DNA sequence from the Brachybacterium avium genome:
GGGCGATGCCGGGCGTCGCCTCTGTCGAGGTCGAGCGGATCTGGCCGGACGGAGCGCGGGTGAGCATCACCGAGACCGCCCCGATCGCGGTGCTCACCAGGCTGGACGGCACCTCGGTGGTGGTCGGGGAGGATGGGCAGGAGCTGCCCGCTGCCGCAGGCGAGGGGGAGACCCTGGTCCCGCTCGCGGTCAGCAGCGGCTCCGCCGACCCCGACGGGGCGGCCGCCGCGATGAGCGAGGTCCTCGCGGAGATGCCGACGACGCTGCGCGGCGCGGTGCGGGAGGTCTCGGCCTCCACCAGGAGCGACGTCACCTTCGAGCTCGCCCTCGAGGGCGGCGGCACCAAGACGGTCGTGTGGGGCGACGCGCATGATGCGGAGCTCAAGGCCGAGGTGGTCCAGGCGCTGCTCGGCCAGCCGGGCTCCGTCATCGACGTCTCCTCCCCGGTCGCCCCCGTGACCAGATGACGCCGATCGAGGTCACCACGGTGATCTGGCCCGCGCTCGGAGGCCGACACGCGCCCTCGGTATTTGCGTGCAGGTGCACCTGTCCCTAGCGTCAGAGGAAAGGGGAGGTGCCCCGAAGTCCGAACCTCAACTCGAGGTCCAGGGTTTCGGAAGTCCACGACCAGGTGCGACGCAGGCCCCTCTTCGCGGAGGAACGACAAGAGCAAGGACCCAAACGTGGCCGGAACCCAGATCTCACTCGCAGTCATCAAGGTCGTCGGCGTCGGCGGCGGAGGTGTCAACGCTGTCAACCGCATGATCGAGTCCGGTCTGAAGGGCGTCGAGTTCATCGCGATCAACACCGACGCCCAAGCGCTGCTGATGTCCGATGCGGATGTCAAGCTCGACGTCGGCAAGGAGATCACCCGCGGTCTCGGCGCCGGCGCCGACCCCGAGGTCGGAAAGCGGGCCGCCGAGGACCACGCCGAAGAGATCGAAGAGGTCATGCGCGGGGCGGACATGGTCTTCGTGACCGCCGGCGAGGGCGGCGGCACCGGCACCGGCGGCGCGCCCGTGGTCGCCAAGATCGCCCGCAGCCTCGGTGCGCTGACCATCGGTGTGGTCACCCGCCCCTTCACCTTCGAGGGTCGTCGCCGCTCCACCCAGGCCGAGTCGGGCATCGCCTCGCTGCAGGCCGAGGTCGACACCCTCATCGTGATCCCCAACGACCGCCTGCTGTCCATCGCGGACAAGCAGGTCTCGATGCTCGACGCCTTCAAGAGCGCGGACCAGGTGCTGCTCTCCGGCGTCCAGGGCATCACCGACCTGATCACCACACCGGGCCTGATCAACCTCGACTTCGCGGACGTCAAGTCCGTCATGCAGGGAGCGGGCAGCGCCCTGATGGGCATCGGCTCCGCACGCGGCGAGGACCGAGCGCTCCAGGCCGCCGAGCTGGCGGTCTCCAGCCCGCTGCTGGAAGCCTCCATCGATGGCGCCTACGGCGTGCTGCTGTCCATCCAGGGCGGCAGCGACCTCGGCCTGTACGAGGTCTCCGAGGCGGCCCGCCTGGTCCAGGAGGCCGCCCACCCGGATGCGAACATCATCTTCGGCTCCGTCATCGACGACGCCCTGGGCGACGAGGTCCGCGTGACTGTCATCGCCGCCGGCTTCGAGGGCGGCGGTCCGGCCCCGCGCCACGACATCGCCCCGCAGCAGCGTCCCGCCCCGCGCACCGAGCAGGCTCCGGCGCCGCGCGCCGCCCAGCCTCGCCCCGCGGCCCAGGAGCAGCGCCCCGCCCAGGGCGGAGCCGCCGCCGCCCCCGGGGCCTGGGGCCTGCCGCAGCAGGCGTTCTCCCCGTCGCGGTCCAGCGCCGCGGAGCCGGAGACCGAGATCCTGGACGCCGCGGATTCCGAGGACGAGCAGGGTGCGGCGCAGGGCCAGGTCGCCCCGCAGCCCGCACCGCGGGCCCCCGAGCGGGAGCCCGCGCGCCCGCCGCACATCGAGGAGCCGCCGTCGGACGATGACGATCTCGATCTGCCGTCATTCCTCAAGTGAGCTCACCTCTGACAGCACGGGCCCCGCGTCTTCGCGGGGCCCGTGCCCTGTTCACGGGGCGGGGCGGGGGAGTGAGCACCGGCGACCACGCCGGGCTGAACCTCGCCCGGCACGTCGGGGACGACGAGCAGGCCGTGGAGCGCAACCGCGCCCTGCTCGCCGAGGAGATCGGCGCGTCGGTGGTCTTCGTCGACCAGGTCCATTCCGCCGATGTCCACGTGCTGCCGGCGACGGGCAGGGTGCCGACCCTCACTGCGGATGCGATGGTCACGGACCGGCGCGATGTCGCGCTGGCGATCATGGTGGCGGACTGTCTGCCGGTGCTGCTGTCCGATCCCGTCGCCGGTGTCGTCGCGGTCGCCCACGCCGGCCGCCAGGGTCTGCTGGCCGGTGTGCTGCAGCGCACGATCGAGGTGATGGCAGAGCTCGGCACCCGTCCGGCGGACCTGCAGGCGAGCGTCGGCCCCTCGATCTGCGGCGCCTGCTACGAGGTGCCCGCCACGATGCGCGACGATGCCGCGGCGCGGCTGCCGCAGACCTGGGCACGCACCTCCTGGGGCACACCGTCGCTGGACCTGCGCGCCGGTGCGGTCGCGGTGCTGGCAGCGGCGGGCGTGCCCCGCGCCTCG
Encoded proteins:
- a CDS encoding cell division protein FtsQ/DivIB — protein: MADGRSVPADGRLRELVVGRPWRRRRRLILAGTAGTLLVLVAALLTVVFLPALQVDEVTVDGTGYLDEAEIRAVAAPPAEGSVLLLPTGEIAAEVGAMPGVASVEVERIWPDGARVSITETAPIAVLTRLDGTSVVVGEDGQELPAAAGEGETLVPLAVSSGSADPDGAAAAMSEVLAEMPTTLRGAVREVSASTRSDVTFELALEGGGTKTVVWGDAHDAELKAEVVQALLGQPGSVIDVSSPVAPVTR
- the ftsZ gene encoding cell division protein FtsZ, encoding MAGTQISLAVIKVVGVGGGGVNAVNRMIESGLKGVEFIAINTDAQALLMSDADVKLDVGKEITRGLGAGADPEVGKRAAEDHAEEIEEVMRGADMVFVTAGEGGGTGTGGAPVVAKIARSLGALTIGVVTRPFTFEGRRRSTQAESGIASLQAEVDTLIVIPNDRLLSIADKQVSMLDAFKSADQVLLSGVQGITDLITTPGLINLDFADVKSVMQGAGSALMGIGSARGEDRALQAAELAVSSPLLEASIDGAYGVLLSIQGGSDLGLYEVSEAARLVQEAAHPDANIIFGSVIDDALGDEVRVTVIAAGFEGGGPAPRHDIAPQQRPAPRTEQAPAPRAAQPRPAAQEQRPAQGGAAAAPGAWGLPQQAFSPSRSSAAEPETEILDAADSEDEQGAAQGQVAPQPAPRAPEREPARPPHIEEPPSDDDDLDLPSFLK
- the pgeF gene encoding peptidoglycan editing factor PgeF, with protein sequence MSTGDHAGLNLARHVGDDEQAVERNRALLAEEIGASVVFVDQVHSADVHVLPATGRVPTLTADAMVTDRRDVALAIMVADCLPVLLSDPVAGVVAVAHAGRQGLLAGVLQRTIEVMAELGTRPADLQASVGPSICGACYEVPATMRDDAAARLPQTWARTSWGTPSLDLRAGAVAVLAAAGVPRASLDADHPCTLEDERFYSYRRASRTGRFAGVIRRS